Proteins encoded within one genomic window of Thermoplasmata archaeon:
- a CDS encoding DUF72 domain-containing protein yields MDLKEKLRVGCSGWGYDDWLGSFYPKDTPKSEYLPLYSRVFDAVEVDSSFYRNPGPATTKAWYKATPPGFLFTMKMPKRITHEKKLRQVAEPLGWFYASAKELKEKASFLVAQLPPSIKYDRDWTVMQDFVKSLDPKYSHAVEFRHASWFREDVYSLLRDRNVTMVWTENQYLKSPSAVTSDSVYLRMVGDREITEFHEVQKDKSAEMRAWYKELEDAADSVKGAMVFFNNHYAGFGPGSVNEFRRLAGLMEYEFPAQGGAAGQKSLVDFG; encoded by the coding sequence ATGGACCTCAAGGAGAAGCTCCGCGTCGGATGCAGCGGCTGGGGATACGACGACTGGCTCGGGAGCTTCTACCCGAAGGACACGCCGAAGTCGGAGTACCTCCCGCTGTATTCCAGGGTCTTCGATGCCGTTGAGGTCGACTCCTCGTTCTACCGCAACCCGGGCCCCGCTACGACGAAGGCCTGGTACAAGGCGACGCCGCCAGGGTTCCTGTTCACGATGAAGATGCCCAAGCGGATCACGCACGAGAAGAAGCTCCGGCAGGTCGCGGAGCCGCTCGGCTGGTTCTATGCGTCCGCGAAGGAGCTCAAGGAGAAGGCGAGCTTCCTCGTCGCCCAGCTCCCGCCATCGATTAAGTACGACCGCGACTGGACCGTGATGCAAGACTTCGTGAAGTCCCTAGACCCGAAGTACAGCCACGCGGTCGAGTTCCGGCACGCGTCCTGGTTCCGCGAGGATGTGTACAGCCTCCTGCGAGACCGCAACGTGACCATGGTCTGGACGGAGAACCAGTACCTCAAGAGTCCGTCCGCGGTGACGTCGGACTCGGTCTACCTCCGAATGGTCGGGGACCGCGAGATCACGGAGTTCCACGAGGTCCAGAAGGACAAGTCCGCGGAGATGCGCGCGTGGTACAAGGAGCTCGAGGACGCCGCGGACTCGGTCAAGGGAGCCATGGTCTTCTTCAACAACCATTACGCCGGCTTCGGCCCCGGGAGCGTGAACGAGTTCCGGCGGCTCGCCGGCCTCATGGAATACGAGTTCCCCGCCCAGGGCGGCGCAGCGGGCCAGAAGAGCCTGGTGGACTTCGGATGA
- a CDS encoding adenosylhomocysteinase encodes MSELAERGARRLEWARDHMPVLAAIRTELQRSKILKGLRIGMALHTEAKTGVLALTLREAGADVRLASCNPLSTDDSVAAALKEVHGLDVYAKKWQTAEEYYENLHKVLDLKPDLVIDDGADLIFLLHTKRRELLDRVRGGNEETTTGIIRLRAMEKDGELKFPVIDVNDAKMKHLFDNRYGTGQSTFDGIMNATNLLVAGKAFVVAGYGWCGRGIAMRAKGMGARVIVTEVDPVRAIEATMDGYEVLPMSQAAKVADFIVTATGDKDIVTAKHFPALKDGVVLANAGHFNNEISIKDLEQAAKTKRRVREFVDEYTLTGGKRIDVLAEGRLVNLAAGQGHPVEIMDMSFAIQAVSAAHLAKHAGELEHRVYAVPETLDNQVAQLKLKTMGIRIDSLSRAQKTYLESWHEGT; translated from the coding sequence ATGTCCGAGCTCGCCGAACGCGGCGCCCGGCGCCTCGAGTGGGCGCGGGACCACATGCCCGTCCTCGCCGCCATTCGGACGGAGCTCCAGAGGTCCAAAATCCTCAAGGGGCTCCGGATCGGCATGGCGCTCCACACGGAGGCCAAGACCGGCGTGCTCGCGCTCACGCTCCGGGAGGCCGGGGCGGACGTCCGCCTAGCCTCCTGCAACCCCCTGTCCACGGACGACAGCGTCGCGGCCGCCCTCAAGGAGGTCCACGGCCTCGACGTGTACGCGAAGAAGTGGCAGACCGCGGAGGAGTACTACGAGAACCTGCACAAGGTCCTCGACCTGAAGCCCGACCTCGTGATCGACGATGGCGCCGACCTTATCTTCCTCTTGCACACGAAACGCCGCGAACTCCTCGACCGCGTACGCGGCGGCAACGAGGAGACGACCACGGGCATCATCCGCCTGCGGGCCATGGAGAAAGACGGCGAACTCAAGTTTCCCGTCATCGACGTGAACGACGCGAAGATGAAGCATCTCTTCGACAACCGATACGGCACGGGCCAGAGCACCTTCGACGGGATCATGAACGCGACGAATCTCCTGGTCGCCGGCAAGGCGTTCGTCGTCGCGGGCTACGGATGGTGCGGGCGCGGAATCGCCATGCGGGCCAAGGGGATGGGCGCCCGCGTGATCGTCACGGAGGTCGACCCCGTGCGGGCCATCGAGGCCACGATGGACGGGTACGAGGTCCTTCCCATGTCCCAAGCCGCGAAGGTCGCGGACTTCATCGTGACCGCCACCGGCGACAAGGACATCGTGACCGCGAAGCACTTCCCTGCGCTCAAGGACGGCGTCGTACTCGCGAACGCGGGACATTTCAACAACGAAATCTCCATCAAGGATCTCGAACAGGCGGCGAAGACGAAACGCCGCGTGCGGGAGTTCGTTGACGAGTATACCTTGACCGGGGGCAAGCGCATCGACGTCCTCGCGGAGGGACGCCTCGTGAACCTGGCCGCAGGCCAGGGCCATCCCGTGGAGATCATGGACATGAGCTTCGCCATCCAGGCGGTCAGCGCGGCCCACCTGGCCAAGCATGCAGGCGAGCTCGAGCATCGTGTCTACGCGGTGCCCGAAACGCTGGACAACCAGGTGGCCCAGCTCAAGCTCAAGACCATGGGGATCCGCATCGACTCCCTCTCCCGCGCCCAGAAGACGTACTTGGAGTCGTGGCACGAGGGCACCTGA
- a CDS encoding MtnX-like HAD-IB family phosphatase translates to MTDFDGTVTRTDVAEDILEEFAPPEWWEIEEEHRARKIGTRETMVRQFALVHASEADMLRFVDAHVRLDGTFPPFVAYCESRGILLEIVSEGLDFYLRHLLEKWRIAVPVRTNRTTFEGGRVTIAYPYADPTCNLCGTCKLRRLFELRVQGHQVVYVGDGHSDLCPAIEADVVFAKKELAELCREEEIVFIPFDSFADVQREMDRWP, encoded by the coding sequence CTGACCGACTTCGACGGGACCGTGACCCGCACCGACGTCGCGGAGGATATCCTGGAGGAGTTCGCACCGCCCGAGTGGTGGGAGATCGAGGAGGAACACCGGGCCCGGAAGATCGGGACGCGGGAGACCATGGTTCGCCAGTTCGCCCTCGTCCACGCGAGCGAGGCGGACATGCTTCGGTTCGTCGATGCGCACGTGCGTCTGGATGGGACCTTCCCCCCGTTCGTGGCCTATTGCGAGAGCCGAGGGATCCTCCTCGAGATCGTGAGCGAGGGGCTCGACTTCTACCTCCGCCACCTGTTGGAGAAGTGGCGGATCGCGGTGCCCGTACGCACGAACCGGACGACGTTCGAGGGCGGTCGGGTGACGATCGCTTATCCGTATGCGGATCCGACGTGCAACCTCTGCGGCACGTGCAAGCTCCGCCGGCTCTTTGAGCTGCGAGTCCAGGGGCACCAGGTCGTCTACGTCGGGGACGGGCACTCGGACCTCTGCCCCGCGATCGAGGCCGACGTGGTCTTCGCGAAGAAAGAACTCGCGGAGCTGTGCCGCGAGGAAGAGATCGTATTCATCCCCTTCGACAGCTTTGCGGACGTCCAGCGGGAGATGGACCGGTGGCCGTGA
- a CDS encoding carbohydrate kinase family protein: protein MAVRSFVGAFGHVVLDHIVSVPRLPKPDTSIEILDRSRYFGGTAGNLARATARLGTRVSLASFVGADFPKDYRSALAKDGVDLRDLREVPGYPTPTAWVFSDPRGQQMTVIDQGPWRIAPRMPVLRHSVRDVDLVHVGTGRPEYYAKVMRAAQEADRPIAFDPAQELRYVYDRRRFRALFRMATYFFGNEAEVAQAMRFVGATSVVDLLRTAEAVVVTRGAKGSAVITRDGRFRIPAVRPRRIVDVTGAGDAYRAGFYAGLARGYDLRHCGILGSAVASFTLEEKGTQTNLPTWKQAVARARHHATF from the coding sequence GTGGCCGTGAGGAGCTTCGTCGGGGCCTTCGGGCACGTCGTCCTCGACCACATCGTTTCCGTCCCCCGTCTGCCGAAACCGGACACGTCCATCGAGATCCTCGACCGCAGCCGGTACTTCGGTGGGACGGCGGGAAACCTGGCCCGGGCCACGGCTCGGCTCGGGACGCGGGTGTCCCTGGCCTCGTTCGTGGGAGCGGACTTTCCAAAGGACTACCGATCCGCGCTGGCCAAGGATGGCGTGGACCTCCGCGATCTCCGGGAAGTGCCGGGGTACCCGACGCCCACGGCCTGGGTCTTCTCCGACCCGAGAGGCCAGCAGATGACCGTCATCGATCAAGGGCCCTGGAGGATCGCGCCGCGGATGCCCGTCCTCCGCCACAGCGTCCGAGACGTGGACCTCGTACACGTCGGCACGGGTCGGCCGGAGTACTATGCGAAGGTCATGCGCGCCGCGCAAGAGGCCGACCGCCCCATCGCCTTCGATCCGGCCCAGGAACTCCGATATGTCTACGACCGGCGCCGGTTCCGTGCGCTCTTCCGCATGGCCACCTACTTCTTCGGGAACGAAGCGGAGGTCGCCCAGGCAATGCGGTTCGTCGGCGCGACGTCGGTCGTCGATCTCCTCCGGACCGCCGAGGCCGTCGTGGTCACGCGCGGCGCCAAGGGAAGCGCGGTGATTACGCGGGACGGGAGATTCCGGATCCCCGCGGTCCGGCCCCGCCGAATCGTCGACGTGACCGGCGCGGGGGACGCGTATCGCGCGGGCTTCTACGCGGGCCTCGCTCGGGGTTACGATCTGCGGCACTGCGGCATCCTGGGTTCTGCGGTCGCGAGCTTCACCCTCGAAGAGAAGGGTACGCAGACGAATCTCCCGACCTGGAAGCAGGCCGTCGCGCGCGCACGACATCACGCGACGTTCTGA
- a CDS encoding Lrp/AsnC ligand binding domain-containing protein, whose protein sequence is MAIGFVLISTAPAKEHEVYNELLKVKEIVELHPLFGEYDLIAKIEAEDFNVLGQVVVDKIRSIPGVIDTKTLTGIKF, encoded by the coding sequence ATGGCTATCGGGTTCGTGCTCATTAGCACGGCTCCTGCAAAGGAGCACGAGGTGTACAACGAGCTCCTCAAGGTCAAGGAGATCGTAGAACTACATCCGCTGTTCGGAGAGTACGACCTGATCGCGAAGATTGAGGCGGAGGACTTCAACGTCCTCGGCCAGGTGGTCGTGGACAAAATTCGGAGCATCCCCGGCGTCATCGACACGAAGACCCTGACCGGGATCAAGTTCTGA
- the purE gene encoding 5-(carboxyamino)imidazole ribonucleotide mutase has protein sequence MPVDVLIVLGSKSDAEVGKAAGKILDEFGVEYEIVVASAHRTPDLLRDLVRNTPAKVFIAVAGLSAALPGTIAAHTLKPVVGVPVSGKVNLDSILSVTQMPPGVPVAAVGLDRGENAAILASQILALGDERLAGKLKEHREALKKWVLEDSRTLKDE, from the coding sequence ATGCCCGTCGATGTGCTCATCGTCCTGGGGAGCAAGAGCGACGCGGAGGTCGGCAAGGCCGCCGGGAAGATCCTCGACGAGTTCGGGGTCGAATACGAGATCGTCGTGGCCTCGGCCCACCGCACGCCGGACCTCCTGAGAGACTTGGTCCGGAACACCCCCGCCAAGGTCTTCATTGCGGTCGCGGGTCTCTCCGCCGCGCTGCCGGGTACCATTGCCGCACACACCCTGAAGCCCGTCGTGGGCGTGCCTGTGAGCGGCAAGGTGAACCTTGACTCGATTCTCAGCGTGACCCAGATGCCGCCGGGAGTGCCCGTAGCGGCCGTCGGGCTCGATCGTGGCGAGAACGCCGCGATCCTCGCATCCCAGATCCTCGCGCTGGGCGACGAGCGGCTCGCGGGCAAACTCAAGGAGCATCGCGAGGCCTTGAAGAAGTGGGTCCTCGAGGACTCGCGCACGCTGAAGGATGAGTGA
- the guaA gene encoding glutamine-hydrolyzing GMP synthase codes for MFDPKAFVEEQVTALREAVKGKAIIAVSGGVDSTTAAVIASRALGNRLLAVYVDTGLMRKGETADVATTLEGLRVHHRIIDAADEYFAALNGVTDPEKKRHIIGNKFIEIFEREASAFGASYLVQGTIAPDWIESGGQLRDRIKSHHNVAGLPENMKLKLVEPLRDLYKDEVRKVARELGVRVAERQPFPGPALAVRVIGEVTPERVALAREASAIVEEELELAAKKGLISLPWQYFAALLPVQTVGVHGDLRVYGSTVAVRSVESIDGMSGTYSKIPHEVLDRISIRITNEVKGINRVVYDITNKPPATIEWE; via the coding sequence ATGTTCGACCCGAAGGCCTTCGTGGAGGAGCAGGTCACCGCCCTCCGGGAGGCCGTGAAGGGGAAGGCCATCATCGCGGTGTCCGGCGGGGTCGACAGCACAACCGCCGCGGTCATTGCATCCCGCGCCCTCGGGAATCGCCTCCTCGCGGTCTACGTGGACACGGGGCTCATGCGGAAGGGCGAGACGGCCGACGTCGCGACCACCCTCGAAGGCCTTCGCGTCCATCACCGGATCATCGATGCGGCGGACGAGTATTTCGCCGCCCTGAACGGCGTCACGGATCCGGAGAAGAAGCGGCACATCATCGGAAACAAGTTCATCGAGATCTTCGAGCGGGAGGCGTCCGCATTCGGCGCGTCCTACCTGGTCCAGGGGACGATCGCCCCGGACTGGATCGAGAGCGGTGGCCAACTGCGGGATCGGATCAAGTCCCACCACAACGTCGCAGGGCTCCCGGAGAACATGAAGCTGAAACTCGTCGAGCCGCTGAGGGACCTCTACAAGGACGAGGTCCGCAAGGTCGCTCGCGAGCTCGGCGTGCGCGTCGCGGAACGCCAGCCCTTCCCTGGACCTGCCCTCGCGGTCCGGGTGATCGGCGAAGTGACGCCCGAGCGCGTTGCCTTGGCCCGAGAGGCTTCCGCGATTGTTGAAGAGGAGCTGGAGCTCGCGGCGAAGAAGGGGCTCATCTCCCTCCCGTGGCAGTACTTCGCCGCCCTCCTGCCCGTACAGACGGTCGGCGTCCACGGAGACCTCCGCGTGTACGGAAGCACGGTCGCGGTGCGGTCCGTGGAATCCATCGACGGGATGAGCGGGACCTACTCGAAGATCCCCCACGAGGTCCTCGATCGAATCAGCATCCGAATCACGAACGAGGTCAAGGGCATCAACCGCGTCGTGTACGACATCACGAACAAACCGCCGGCCACGATCGAGTGGGAGTAG
- a CDS encoding GMP synthase subunit A: MRVYVVDNGGQWTHREWRVLKYLGADTKIVPNDTPVAQLQDVDGLVLSGGAPRVGIDPGKMGRNGEYLDGIEAPILGICAGHQFMAKHFGGDAAPSAVPEFGKAVLTVKQADVLFDGLPSSFEVWESHNDEVSALPKGFTALASSPNCAVQAMRSQNRALFGLQFHPEVENTQHGYEILRNFLKVCEG; encoded by the coding sequence ATGCGTGTCTACGTCGTCGACAACGGAGGGCAGTGGACCCACCGTGAGTGGCGGGTGCTCAAGTACCTAGGCGCGGACACGAAGATCGTACCGAACGACACGCCGGTGGCCCAGCTCCAAGATGTGGACGGCCTCGTGCTGTCCGGGGGCGCGCCGCGGGTCGGGATCGACCCCGGCAAGATGGGCCGGAACGGCGAGTACCTCGATGGGATCGAGGCACCCATCCTGGGCATCTGCGCCGGACACCAGTTCATGGCGAAGCATTTCGGGGGCGACGCGGCCCCGTCCGCGGTGCCCGAGTTCGGGAAGGCGGTACTCACCGTGAAGCAGGCGGACGTCCTCTTCGACGGCCTGCCGTCCTCCTTCGAAGTCTGGGAATCGCACAACGACGAGGTCAGCGCCCTCCCCAAGGGGTTCACGGCCCTTGCGAGTTCCCCCAATTGCGCGGTCCAGGCCATGCGGAGCCAAAACCGGGCCCTGTTCGGCCTCCAGTTCCACCCGGAGGTCGAGAACACCCAGCACGGCTACGAGATCCTCCGGAACTTCCTCAAGGTGTGTGAGGGCTGA
- a CDS encoding hydroxyacid dehydrogenase, giving the protein MKILITDGLEADAVASLKKAHQVDVAELDAKQLLDQIPAYHALIVRGRTKVTKEVLGKAANLKVVGRAGVGVDNIDVDVATARKILVVNAPTASTVSVAELAIGHMISWCRFLPQADKSIKEGKWEKKQFEGHEMYGKTLGLIGSGRIGAEVAKRAQAFGMKVIAFDPYLPAEIAQKINVALVDKERVLRDSDFISVHAALTPETRGMIGPKDLASMKKTVVLVNCARGEIVQESALAEALRNGVIAGAALDVFEKEPPVGSPLLTAPHVTFTPHLGASTHEAQTRAGAIIADQVLKALDGKKPDFLVNPNVYG; this is encoded by the coding sequence ATGAAGATCCTGATCACGGACGGACTCGAGGCGGACGCGGTCGCCTCGCTGAAGAAGGCCCACCAGGTCGATGTTGCCGAGCTCGACGCGAAACAGCTCCTCGACCAGATTCCCGCCTACCATGCGCTCATCGTGCGAGGCCGCACGAAGGTCACCAAGGAGGTCCTGGGGAAGGCCGCGAACCTCAAGGTCGTGGGCCGGGCCGGCGTGGGGGTGGACAACATCGACGTGGACGTGGCGACCGCCCGCAAGATCTTGGTCGTGAACGCGCCCACCGCGAGCACGGTCAGCGTCGCGGAGCTCGCGATCGGCCACATGATTTCCTGGTGCCGCTTCCTGCCCCAGGCGGACAAGAGCATCAAGGAGGGGAAGTGGGAGAAGAAGCAGTTCGAGGGCCACGAGATGTACGGGAAGACCCTCGGTTTGATCGGCTCGGGCCGCATCGGCGCCGAGGTCGCGAAACGGGCCCAGGCATTCGGCATGAAGGTCATCGCCTTCGATCCGTACCTTCCGGCGGAGATTGCCCAGAAGATCAACGTCGCCTTGGTGGACAAGGAACGCGTGCTGCGGGATTCGGACTTCATCAGCGTCCATGCCGCGCTCACGCCGGAAACCCGGGGGATGATCGGCCCGAAGGACCTCGCGAGCATGAAGAAGACCGTGGTCCTCGTGAACTGCGCTCGCGGGGAGATCGTCCAGGAGTCCGCCCTCGCTGAGGCGCTGAGGAACGGCGTGATCGCGGGTGCCGCCCTCGACGTGTTCGAGAAGGAGCCGCCCGTGGGGAGCCCGCTCCTCACCGCGCCCCACGTGACCTTCACGCCGCATCTAGGCGCGTCGACCCACGAGGCGCAGACCCGCGCCGGCGCGATCATCGCGGATCAGGTGCTGAAGGCCCTCGACGGGAAGAAGCCCGACTTCCTCGTCAACCCGAACGTCTATGGCTGA
- a CDS encoding DUF131 domain-containing protein, with amino-acid sequence MGCAVRLVRLAGPALFLGGLAALAVGFLQGEATLSLFVVFPVVTATGVWSILGIVFMVAGVFVFFLTGSIPDTSPVAPGPVPPPAGTPPAAPQRRWGGVVFLGPIPVVFGSDERIARWMLVLGVLLFVALLVLTVIALRGI; translated from the coding sequence ATGGGCTGCGCCGTGCGCCTCGTCCGGCTCGCAGGACCCGCACTGTTCTTGGGCGGCCTGGCCGCGCTGGCCGTAGGCTTCCTGCAGGGTGAGGCCACCCTGAGCCTGTTCGTGGTCTTTCCCGTGGTCACCGCCACGGGGGTGTGGTCGATCCTCGGCATCGTCTTCATGGTCGCCGGTGTGTTCGTCTTCTTCCTGACCGGGAGCATCCCGGACACGTCTCCCGTCGCTCCCGGTCCCGTCCCTCCGCCGGCGGGGACCCCACCCGCGGCACCGCAGCGCCGATGGGGCGGCGTGGTCTTCTTAGGCCCCATCCCCGTGGTCTTCGGCTCCGACGAGAGGATCGCGCGATGGATGCTGGTCCTCGGCGTGCTCTTGTTTGTCGCGCTCCTGGTCCTTACAGTCATTGCACTACGGGGCATCTGA
- the carB gene encoding carbamoyl-phosphate synthase large subunit encodes MTAVPRRRDLKTVMVIGSGPIVIGQAAEFDYSGSQACRSLRAEGLRVVLVNSNPATIQTDPDMADAVYVEPLTVEFLEKIIAAERPQGILSGMGGQTGLNLSSELADRGVLAKYGVELLGTRLEAIQAGEDREKFASLMRSIGEPIPRSRAVSDAEAARSFADEFGFPVIVRAAYTLGGSGSGVAHDPAELEHIVSLGVAYSRIKQVLVEESVLGWKEFEYEVMRDAADNCITICNMENLDPMGVHTGESIVVAPAQTLSDEDHQTLRSAALRIIRALGIEGGCNIQFAVHPKTGEYRVIEVNPRVSRSSALASKATGYPIARIAAKIAVGMTLDEIPNPVTGRTLASFEPTLDYVVTKIPRWPFDKFRTVDRRLGTSMKSTGEVMAIGRTFEESLLKAVRSLEVGRIGLEADSRTDPELREDLEHPTDRRLFAIAEALRRGWGVEKVAELTAWDPFFLRKVRGIVDFETRLKAASPSKTLLASAKRLGFSDADLARILGWREDRVRRSRPRVAYKMVDTCGGEFEAETPYFYSTFEPSSEARRGGRRKVLIVGAGPIRIGQGVEFDYCCVQGIFALREAGRTAIIANNNPETVSTDFDISDRLYFEPLLLEDVLNLIDVERPDGVIVQFGGQTSINLAVPLQRELTRRRSKTRILGTPADFIDLAEDRRRFAALMTRLRIPQPPGASGYSFEEIREAAARVGYPVLVRPSYVLGGRGMEIVHGEDELRDFMEAATRVSKDHPVLVDKYLSHATEIDVDVVADGRDLFIGGIQEHIEEAGIHSGDAACVLPSQTLSDEVLKQIRTTTRKICRALHIVGLANLQLAVKDGTVYVLEANPRASRTVPYVSKAIGVSLAKVATQVMLGTSLKRLGLGKEPRIDHVAVKAPVFPFQRLPGVDAVLGPEMKSTGEVMGIDRTLGRAYAKAMIAAGNVLPSAGGVYLTVRDEDKPAFLPVAARLAKQGLILYATRGTAQFLREHGVEVTTVYRISENQSPDALGLMRRGQIQLVINTPTNSSGARRDGYMMRRLAVDLNIPFIPTVQAAIAAAQAIEELRRGDLGVRSLQSYRSGVIPGQAKL; translated from the coding sequence GTGACCGCCGTTCCGAGGCGCCGTGATCTGAAGACCGTCATGGTCATCGGGTCCGGACCCATCGTGATCGGACAGGCCGCGGAGTTCGATTACTCGGGATCCCAGGCCTGCCGCTCCCTGCGGGCCGAGGGATTGCGCGTCGTCCTCGTGAACAGCAATCCCGCGACGATTCAGACGGACCCGGACATGGCGGACGCCGTCTACGTCGAGCCCCTGACCGTCGAATTCCTGGAGAAGATCATCGCCGCGGAACGGCCTCAAGGGATCCTGAGCGGCATGGGCGGGCAGACGGGGCTCAACCTCTCCAGCGAGCTCGCGGACCGGGGCGTCCTCGCGAAGTACGGCGTGGAACTCCTCGGCACACGGCTCGAAGCGATCCAGGCGGGCGAGGACCGCGAGAAGTTCGCGTCCCTCATGCGGTCCATCGGCGAACCCATTCCGCGGAGCCGGGCCGTCTCCGATGCGGAGGCGGCGCGGTCCTTCGCGGACGAGTTCGGCTTCCCCGTAATCGTGCGTGCGGCCTACACGCTCGGCGGGAGCGGGAGCGGCGTGGCCCATGATCCCGCCGAACTCGAGCACATCGTCTCCCTGGGCGTGGCGTACTCGCGGATCAAGCAGGTCCTCGTCGAGGAGAGCGTCCTGGGCTGGAAGGAGTTCGAGTACGAGGTCATGCGGGACGCCGCGGACAACTGCATCACGATCTGCAACATGGAGAACCTGGACCCGATGGGCGTCCACACTGGCGAGTCCATCGTGGTGGCCCCGGCCCAGACCCTGAGCGACGAGGACCACCAGACCCTGCGGTCCGCGGCCCTGCGGATCATTCGCGCACTGGGCATCGAGGGCGGCTGCAACATCCAGTTCGCGGTCCATCCGAAAACGGGCGAGTACCGCGTGATCGAGGTCAACCCCCGCGTCTCGCGATCCTCCGCGCTCGCCTCGAAGGCCACGGGTTACCCGATCGCGCGCATCGCGGCGAAGATCGCGGTGGGCATGACCCTCGACGAGATCCCGAATCCGGTCACGGGCAGGACCCTCGCCTCCTTCGAGCCCACCCTGGACTACGTGGTCACGAAGATTCCTCGGTGGCCCTTCGACAAGTTCCGGACCGTCGATCGCCGCCTCGGGACCTCGATGAAGAGCACGGGGGAGGTCATGGCGATCGGGCGCACGTTCGAGGAATCCCTCCTCAAGGCGGTGCGGTCCCTGGAGGTGGGTCGCATCGGGCTCGAGGCGGACTCCCGGACCGACCCCGAGCTCCGAGAAGACCTCGAGCATCCGACGGACCGCCGGCTCTTCGCGATCGCGGAAGCCTTGCGCCGGGGGTGGGGCGTCGAGAAGGTGGCCGAACTCACGGCGTGGGATCCCTTCTTCCTCCGCAAGGTCCGGGGCATCGTCGACTTCGAGACGCGCCTGAAGGCGGCATCGCCGTCGAAGACGCTCCTCGCGAGCGCCAAGCGGCTCGGATTCTCGGATGCGGACTTGGCGCGGATCCTCGGCTGGCGGGAGGATAGGGTGCGCCGATCCCGCCCGCGGGTCGCGTACAAGATGGTCGACACATGCGGAGGCGAGTTCGAGGCCGAGACTCCTTACTTCTACTCCACCTTCGAGCCCTCCTCGGAGGCGCGGCGGGGGGGCCGCCGGAAGGTTCTGATCGTCGGCGCGGGCCCGATCCGCATCGGCCAGGGCGTCGAGTTCGACTACTGCTGCGTCCAGGGGATCTTCGCGTTGCGGGAGGCCGGCCGGACCGCGATCATCGCGAACAACAACCCCGAGACCGTGTCCACGGACTTCGACATCTCGGACCGCCTTTACTTCGAGCCGCTCCTCTTGGAGGACGTCCTCAATCTGATTGACGTCGAGCGACCCGACGGCGTGATCGTCCAGTTCGGCGGTCAGACCTCAATCAATCTGGCGGTCCCCCTCCAACGGGAGCTCACCCGACGCCGGTCGAAGACGAGGATCCTTGGGACCCCCGCGGATTTCATCGACCTCGCGGAGGATCGGCGTCGGTTCGCCGCGCTCATGACCCGATTGCGAATCCCCCAGCCTCCCGGGGCCTCGGGCTACAGCTTCGAGGAGATCCGCGAGGCTGCGGCCCGCGTCGGCTATCCCGTCCTCGTCCGCCCCTCCTACGTGCTCGGCGGGCGGGGCATGGAGATCGTACATGGCGAAGACGAGCTCCGGGACTTCATGGAGGCGGCGACCCGCGTTTCGAAGGACCACCCCGTCCTCGTGGACAAGTACCTCTCCCACGCGACGGAGATCGACGTGGACGTCGTCGCGGATGGCCGGGACCTGTTCATCGGCGGAATCCAGGAGCACATCGAGGAGGCCGGGATCCACTCGGGCGACGCGGCGTGCGTCCTGCCGAGCCAGACCCTCTCGGACGAAGTCCTCAAGCAGATTCGGACGACCACGCGCAAGATCTGCAGGGCCTTGCACATCGTGGGTCTCGCGAACCTCCAGCTCGCGGTCAAGGACGGCACCGTCTACGTGCTCGAGGCGAACCCGCGTGCCAGCCGCACGGTCCCCTACGTCTCCAAGGCGATCGGCGTGAGCCTCGCCAAGGTGGCCACCCAGGTCATGCTCGGCACATCCTTGAAGCGTCTCGGCCTCGGGAAGGAACCCCGCATCGACCACGTCGCGGTCAAGGCGCCCGTCTTCCCCTTCCAGCGCCTGCCCGGCGTGGACGCGGTCCTGGGGCCTGAGATGAAGAGCACCGGGGAGGTCATGGGGATCGATCGCACCCTGGGCCGCGCGTACGCGAAGGCGATGATTGCGGCGGGCAACGTCCTGCCGAGTGCGGGGGGCGTCTACCTCACGGTCCGGGACGAGGACAAGCCCGCGTTCCTGCCCGTGGCGGCGCGGCTCGCGAAGCAGGGGCTGATCCTGTACGCGACGCGCGGCACGGCGCAGTTCCTCCGGGAGCACGGGGTCGAGGTCACGACGGTCTACCGGATCAGCGAGAACCAATCCCCGGACGCCCTCGGGCTCATGCGCCGCGGGCAGATCCAGCTCGTGATCAACACGCCGACGAACTCGAGTGGCGCACGGCGGGACGGCTACATGATGCGTCGGCTGGCCGTGGACCTCAACATCCCGTTCATCCCGACCGTGCAGGCGGCGATCGCCGCCGCGCAGGCCATCGAGGAACTGCGTCGCGGTGACCTCGGCGTCCGTTCGCTCCAGTCCTACAGATCCGGCGTGATTCCGGGGCAGGCAAAGCTTTAG